In Zea mays cultivar B73 chromosome 7, Zm-B73-REFERENCE-NAM-5.0, whole genome shotgun sequence, the following proteins share a genomic window:
- the LOC103632780 gene encoding probable folate-biopterin transporter 6 yields the protein MLEDDAAMDADSLVGQDPRSGVRPSGGERDWAAAVLEPVRWMRMLCRELGATFVAGVVLVYGLSQGFAGSFFRVASDYYWKDVQRVQPATVQFLSVFFFIPWVLKPLWGIMTDVFPICGYRRRPYFLFSGILGTVSAAIVAVTIGLPMSSAVLCLMGISTAVAIADVTIDASIAKNSIDKPALAPDMQSLCAFSSSLGALVGYATSGLFVHHLGAQGALGVMAIPPATVVFLGFFIYELKTHQHNVKEKVLNKVGGAVKGMVRTIRYPVVWRPSLYMFLSLALSISTHEGQFYWYTNKTPPNPGFSQEFVGLVHAIGAVASMLGVLVYHKCLKDYPFRSILLYAQLLYGVSGLLDLTFVLRWNLALGIPDAAFVTLEECVSRVVARVRLMPMMVLSTKLCPPGMEGTFFALLMCIDSLGMLAAKAGGAAVLRALRVTRTDFGHLWLAVLLRNVLRLATLGAIGLVPTAGQTDVLVPRELLVSSPAGVADDEEERLQLAMLTSHTDDV from the exons ATGCTGGAAGATGACGCCGCCATGGACGCGGATAGCCTCGTCGGCCAGGACCCGAGGTCGGGGGTGCGGCCAAGCGGTGGTGAGCGCGACTGGGCGGCGGCCGTGCTGGAGccagtgcggtggatgcggatgcTGTGCCGGGAGCTGGGAGCGACGTTCGTGGCTGGGgtggtgctggtgtacggcctCAGCCAGGGCTTCGCCGGCTCCTTCTTCCGAGTGGCGTCGGACTACTACTGGAAGGACGTGCAGCGGGTGCAACCAGCCACTGTGCAGTTCCTCTCCGTCTTCTTCTTCATTCCATGGGTGCTCAAACCGCTCTGGGGGATCATGACCGACGTCTTTCCCATCTGCGGGTACCGCCGCCGCCCGTACTTCCTCTTCTCAG GAATACTTGGAACGGTTTCAGCTGCTATCGTTGCAGTAACTATTGGATTGCCAATGAGTTCTGCTGTACTTTGCTTGATGGGAATCTCAACAGCAGTCGCCATTGCTGATGTAACAATAGATGCTTCAATCGCAAAGAATAGTATTGATAAGCCGGCGCTGGCTCCAGACATGCAGAGCCTTTGTGCATTCTCCTCATCTCTAGGTGCACTTGTTGGGTATGCTACAAGTGGATTATTTGTCCATCATCTTGGAGCACAG GGTGCGTTAGGTGTTATGGCTATACCTCCTGCCACAGTGGTTTTCCTTGGTTTTTTCATATATGAGCTGAAAACACATCAACATAATgttaaagagaag GTTTTAAACAAGGTTGGTGGGGCAGTGAAAGGAATGGTTCGGACTATAAGGTATCCAGTAGTGTGGAGGCCATCTCTTTACATGTTCCTTTCGCTGGCTCTGAGTATCAGCACCCATGAGGGGCAATTCTACTGGTATACTAACAAGACACCACCTAATCCTGGATTTTCACAG GAATTCGTCGGGCTGGTCCACGCCATCGGCGCGGTGGCGTCCATGCTGGGCGTGCTCGTCTACCACAAGTGCCTCAAGGATTACCCGTTCCGGAGCATCCTCTTGTACGCGCAGCTCCTGTACGGCGTGTCGGGGCTTCTGGACCTCACCTTCGTGCTCCGGTGGAACCTGGCGCTGGGCATCCCTGACGCGGCGTTCGTGACCCTGGAGGAGTGCGTCTCCCGCGTGGTGGCCCGCGTCCGGCTGATGCCGATGATGGTGCTGAGCACCAAGCTGTGCCCGCCGGGCATGGAGGGCACCTTCTTCGCGCTGCTCATGTGCATCGACAGCCTCGGCATGCTGGCGGCCAAGGCCGGCGGCGCGGCGgtgctgcgcgcgctgcgcgtcaCCAGGACCGACTTCGGCCACCTCTGGCTCGCCGTGCTGCTCAGGAACGTGCTCAGGCTCGCCACGCTGGGGGCCATCGGTCTCGTGCCCACCGCGGGCCAGACTGACGTGCTGGTGCCGCGCGAGCTCCTTGTGAGCTCGCCGGCTGGTGTGGCCGATGACGAGGAAGAGAGGCTGCAGCTGGCGATGCTCACTTCACACACTGACGATGTATAA